The Fructilactobacillus myrtifloralis genome contains a region encoding:
- a CDS encoding HU family DNA-binding protein: MANKAELVDDVAQAAGLTKKDATAAMDAVFDAIQAQLAKGERVQLIGFGSFEVRERAARKGRNPQTGKEIEIPASKVPAFKPGKALKDAVK; encoded by the coding sequence ATGGCCAACAAAGCAGAATTAGTAGACGATGTTGCGCAAGCAGCTGGGTTAACTAAAAAGGATGCTACGGCAGCAATGGACGCTGTTTTTGATGCAATCCAAGCACAACTTGCAAAAGGTGAACGTGTTCAATTAATCGGTTTTGGTAGTTTTGAAGTTCGTGAACGTGCTGCACGTAAAGGACGGAACCCACAAACTGGTAAGGAAATTGAAATCCCTGCAAGTAAAGTACCTGCCTTTAAACCTGGTAAAGCTTTAAAGGATGCTGTTAAATAA
- the rpsA gene encoding 30S ribosomal protein S1 — MSENENKQLLDALDNIKQVNVGDVVDGEILAVDNDQQLMVGIEGAGVEGVIPRREVSGDPDENIADNYKVGDQVKVVVVSKIGDDKENGSYLLSIRRLEALKVWDEIKDKAEKDETITVKVTRPVKGGLVVNADGVRGFIPASMITDHFVSDLNQYKGQELEVKIIEVVPEENRLILSHRAIAEKDRAAAREKIMSSIKPGDVIEGTVARLTNFGAFIDLGGMDGLVHISEISYDHVSKAADVLEVGEKVKVKVLSVDPERDRISLSIKQLQPGPWDDIEEKAAVGSVLDGKVKRLVDFGAFVEVFPGVEGLVHISQISHKHIDKPSDVLKSGDDIKVKVLSIDPEEHRLALSMKALEEAPAEEAKQAPKRNVDDNSTANAPEEESGFTLGDILGEDINSQD, encoded by the coding sequence ATGAGTGAAAATGAAAACAAACAGTTGTTAGATGCGCTTGATAATATCAAGCAGGTAAACGTTGGGGACGTTGTTGACGGTGAAATTTTAGCCGTTGATAACGATCAACAACTAATGGTTGGAATCGAAGGAGCCGGAGTAGAAGGGGTTATTCCTCGTCGCGAAGTTTCTGGTGATCCTGATGAAAACATTGCCGATAACTACAAAGTTGGCGATCAAGTCAAGGTTGTTGTGGTTTCTAAAATTGGTGATGACAAGGAAAACGGTAGTTACTTGTTATCAATTCGCCGGTTAGAAGCTTTGAAGGTTTGGGATGAAATCAAAGACAAAGCTGAAAAAGACGAAACCATCACGGTTAAGGTTACTCGTCCCGTCAAGGGTGGGTTAGTTGTTAACGCTGATGGTGTTCGGGGCTTTATCCCAGCTTCCATGATTACGGATCACTTTGTTAGTGACTTGAACCAATACAAGGGTCAAGAGTTAGAAGTTAAGATCATCGAAGTGGTTCCGGAAGAAAACCGCTTAATTCTTTCTCACCGGGCAATCGCTGAAAAAGACCGGGCTGCTGCTCGTGAAAAGATTATGAGTTCCATTAAACCGGGTGATGTGATTGAAGGAACGGTAGCACGCTTAACGAACTTCGGGGCCTTTATTGACCTTGGTGGGATGGACGGTTTAGTACACATCTCTGAAATTTCCTACGACCACGTTAGCAAGGCTGCTGATGTCTTAGAAGTCGGCGAAAAGGTTAAAGTTAAGGTCTTATCAGTTGATCCAGAACGTGACCGGATTTCGCTTTCCATCAAACAATTACAACCTGGTCCTTGGGATGATATCGAAGAGAAAGCTGCCGTTGGCAGTGTCTTAGACGGAAAAGTTAAACGATTAGTTGACTTTGGTGCCTTTGTCGAAGTCTTTCCTGGCGTGGAAGGTTTGGTTCACATCTCCCAAATTTCACACAAACACATTGATAAACCAAGTGACGTGTTGAAGTCTGGTGATGACATTAAGGTGAAGGTGCTTTCCATCGATCCAGAAGAACACCGGTTGGCATTATCAATGAAGGCTTTAGAAGAAGCTCCTGCTGAAGAAGCAAAGCAAGCTCCAAAGCGGAATGTTGATGATAACTCAACTGCAAATGCTCCTGAAGAAGAAAGTGGTTTTACTTTAGGTGATATTTTAGGTGAAGACATTAATTCGCAAGACTAA
- a CDS encoding CCA tRNA nucleotidyltransferase translates to MRKREQPVRIENLPAAFVDAQQVLQVIEQHGYEAYFVGGSVRDTLLHLPIHDVDLATSAYPAEVKQLFARTIDTGIEHGTVTVRYHRHSFEITTFRTESGYQDYRRPDRVTFVRSLQADLMRRDFTVNALAMRENGEVIDLFHGLFDLQAHIIRAVGDPDHRFQEDALRMMRSVRFGSQLDFTIEPVTLAAIQTNRALLAKIAIERIHVEFVKMLLGRAPLRGLQQMLTTHLLDYLPVLNQSVKQLTEVVNRPLAQRLANETQVWSWLAVNLGWEAPQIQSTLHAWKSSKQLTGAVTNVTAAIHALLEQHVTNWQLYQTGATSLTDAAQVVVALGHPDQTAALQQRYQELPIHSKHDLAINGKQLIQAGIKPGPALGNLLNSLEHQVVAGTIANETTQLLAAAKQQSEANKAW, encoded by the coding sequence ATGAGAAAGAGGGAGCAACCGGTGCGCATTGAAAACCTACCGGCGGCCTTTGTGGACGCCCAACAAGTGTTACAAGTAATCGAACAACATGGCTATGAAGCGTACTTTGTGGGGGGCAGCGTCCGGGATACGTTGTTACACCTGCCTATTCACGACGTGGATTTAGCCACCTCGGCTTATCCAGCCGAAGTAAAACAACTCTTTGCCCGCACCATTGATACAGGAATTGAGCACGGAACCGTGACGGTTCGCTATCATCGCCATAGTTTTGAAATTACCACGTTTCGGACGGAATCCGGGTATCAGGATTATCGCCGGCCCGATCGGGTCACATTTGTACGGTCCTTACAGGCCGATTTAATGCGGCGTGACTTTACGGTCAACGCCCTTGCGATGCGGGAAAATGGGGAAGTGATTGACCTGTTTCACGGCCTTTTTGACCTGCAAGCGCACATTATTCGGGCCGTTGGGGATCCAGACCACCGTTTTCAAGAAGATGCACTGCGGATGATGCGGTCGGTCCGGTTTGGAAGTCAGTTAGATTTTACGATTGAGCCGGTTACCCTAGCGGCCATTCAAACCAACCGGGCGCTACTAGCCAAAATTGCAATCGAACGAATTCACGTGGAATTTGTCAAAATGTTACTGGGTCGAGCTCCATTACGCGGCTTACAGCAGATGTTGACGACTCACTTGCTAGACTATCTACCCGTGTTAAACCAATCCGTTAAGCAACTCACGGAGGTCGTTAACCGTCCACTAGCGCAGCGACTGGCAAATGAAACCCAAGTTTGGAGTTGGCTAGCGGTTAACTTGGGATGGGAAGCCCCCCAAATTCAAAGTACCTTACACGCTTGGAAGAGTTCCAAGCAACTGACGGGAGCGGTGACGAATGTGACCGCTGCCATTCATGCGCTCTTAGAGCAGCACGTAACCAACTGGCAGTTGTATCAAACGGGCGCGACTAGTTTAACGGATGCGGCGCAGGTGGTCGTTGCACTCGGTCATCCGGATCAAACCGCCGCATTACAACAGCGCTATCAGGAACTTCCCATTCACAGTAAGCACGACCTGGCCATTAACGGGAAACAGTTAATTCAAGCCGGAATTAAACCCGGTCCTGCGCTAGGGAACCTGCTAAATTCATTAGAACACCAAGTAGTGGCCGGGACGATTGCAAACGAAACAACGCAGTTGTTGGCGGCTGCTAAACAACAAAGTGAGGCAAACAAAGCATGGTAG
- a CDS encoding tetratricopeptide repeat protein, translated as MSYSEQALTALQNNDLDSYQKNLTLAKEHDDSELLFSLAEEIYALGFADDALQLYRQLLAKYPTEDQLRTYIADILITQDETDAALDYLHQIQPDSEFYLNSLLGQADLYQTQGLTVVSEQKLKEALQLAPDEPVVKFALAELYFSEGKYAEAIPLYLALIKEGNLSLSNVNLVERIGVAYANVGNFENAIGYLEQIEPGAMSPDVQFETGFTYFQLGDFKKAIEQLEQLRAVDPQYSSLYLYLGQALEADQQPEAALRTYQEGLGIDEYNVSLYLHAASLAAKQGQPEQSLEYLQKAHQTNPDQLAVVTQLAAAYLRSNQNQAVVDLLTPYQADHETDAQLEWDLALANSRLDHLDEAIHQYQAAYPSFQDDPDFLKEYILCLREAGQVQATLPLLQRYVKLAPNDDEMIYMLEDLEDQF; from the coding sequence ATGAGTTATTCAGAACAAGCACTAACTGCCTTACAAAATAACGATTTAGATAGTTATCAAAAAAATTTAACCCTAGCGAAAGAGCACGATGACAGTGAACTACTGTTTTCATTAGCAGAAGAGATTTATGCGCTCGGCTTTGCCGATGATGCGCTACAGCTTTACCGTCAGTTGTTAGCAAAATATCCAACTGAAGATCAACTCCGAACTTACATTGCTGACATTCTCATCACTCAGGATGAAACCGACGCGGCCCTAGATTATCTCCACCAGATTCAGCCGGACTCCGAGTTTTATTTAAATTCCCTGTTAGGGCAGGCTGATTTATACCAAACCCAGGGTTTAACGGTGGTTAGCGAACAGAAGTTAAAGGAAGCCCTACAACTTGCTCCGGACGAACCAGTGGTTAAATTTGCCCTGGCGGAACTTTATTTCTCAGAAGGGAAGTACGCCGAGGCGATCCCCTTGTACCTAGCTTTGATTAAGGAGGGGAACCTCAGCCTTTCGAACGTTAATTTAGTGGAACGAATTGGGGTGGCCTATGCCAACGTGGGTAATTTTGAAAATGCGATTGGCTACCTAGAGCAAATTGAACCAGGCGCGATGTCTCCAGACGTCCAGTTTGAAACTGGGTTTACCTACTTTCAACTAGGGGACTTTAAAAAAGCAATCGAACAATTGGAACAATTACGGGCAGTTGATCCCCAGTATAGCTCGCTCTATTTGTACTTAGGTCAGGCACTAGAAGCAGATCAACAGCCAGAAGCCGCCCTTCGGACTTACCAAGAAGGACTCGGCATTGACGAGTATAACGTTTCCCTATACCTGCACGCCGCCAGTCTAGCAGCGAAGCAGGGTCAACCAGAGCAATCCCTGGAGTATCTGCAAAAGGCGCACCAAACTAATCCAGACCAATTAGCGGTTGTAACCCAGTTAGCGGCAGCGTACTTACGGTCCAATCAAAACCAAGCCGTGGTGGACTTATTGACACCTTACCAAGCTGATCATGAAACGGATGCTCAGTTAGAGTGGGATTTAGCGCTCGCCAATTCGCGCTTGGATCATCTAGACGAGGCAATCCACCAATACCAAGCTGCCTATCCGAGTTTTCAGGACGACCCTGACTTTTTGAAGGAATATATTCTCTGCTTACGAGAGGCGGGGCAGGTTCAAGCAACGTTGCCGTTATTGCAACGTTACGTAAAATTAGCTCCAAATGATGATGAAATGATTTACATGTTAGAAGACCTCGAAGACCAATTTTAA
- the der gene encoding ribosome biogenesis GTPase Der, protein MADPTVAIVGRPNVGKSTIFNRIAGERISIVEDTPGVTRDRIYAHGEWLGHNFNLIDTGGIEVSDQPFIQQITAQAEVAIDEADVIIFMVNGRQGITDADERVAQLLYKADKPVVVAVNKIDNFESRADVYDFYALGFGDPYAISGAHGLGLGDLLDEVIKNFPEVPDPAPDDSIRFSLIGRPNVGKSSLVNAILGDQRVIVSEVAGTTRDAIDTKFVHDGQEFTIVDTAGIRKRGKVYEKTEKYSVMRAMKAIDDSNVVLVVLNAEEGIREQDKRVAGYAHEAGKGIIIVVNKWDTLKKDNHTQQQFEAQIRMEFKYLDYAPIIFVSAKTKQRLQQLPALIERVNDNHEKRISSSTLNEVILDAVAMTPTPTIKTRKLRIYYATQVAVAPPTIVIFVNDPELLHFSYKRYLENQIRKNFDFTGTPIHIIARSRK, encoded by the coding sequence ATGGCAGATCCAACGGTAGCAATTGTCGGGCGCCCGAACGTGGGAAAATCGACGATTTTTAATCGCATTGCTGGGGAACGAATTTCAATCGTAGAGGACACGCCGGGGGTCACTCGTGACCGGATTTATGCCCACGGGGAGTGGTTAGGCCACAACTTTAACTTAATTGATACAGGTGGAATTGAAGTTTCCGACCAACCGTTTATCCAACAAATTACGGCCCAGGCGGAGGTCGCAATTGATGAGGCAGACGTGATTATTTTCATGGTGAACGGCCGCCAGGGAATTACCGATGCTGACGAACGGGTGGCCCAACTGCTGTACAAGGCCGACAAACCGGTGGTGGTAGCGGTCAATAAAATTGATAACTTCGAAAGTCGAGCCGATGTGTATGATTTTTATGCCTTAGGATTTGGCGATCCCTATGCCATTTCCGGAGCGCACGGGCTTGGCCTTGGAGATTTGCTGGATGAAGTCATCAAAAACTTTCCAGAAGTCCCAGATCCAGCTCCTGACGACAGCATTCGCTTTAGTTTAATTGGACGGCCGAACGTCGGCAAATCATCCCTAGTGAACGCGATTTTAGGGGATCAGCGGGTGATTGTCTCAGAGGTGGCCGGAACGACCAGGGATGCGATTGACACCAAATTTGTGCACGATGGGCAGGAATTTACAATCGTTGACACCGCGGGAATTCGAAAACGGGGCAAGGTCTACGAAAAGACGGAAAAATACAGTGTGATGCGAGCAATGAAGGCCATTGACGATAGTAACGTGGTGCTGGTCGTATTAAACGCTGAAGAAGGCATTCGGGAGCAGGATAAGCGCGTGGCGGGCTATGCCCATGAGGCCGGCAAGGGCATCATTATCGTGGTGAACAAGTGGGATACCTTAAAGAAGGATAATCACACGCAACAACAGTTTGAGGCTCAGATTCGCATGGAATTTAAGTATCTAGACTATGCTCCAATCATCTTTGTTTCGGCGAAAACCAAGCAACGGTTACAGCAGTTACCGGCTTTGATTGAGCGCGTTAATGATAACCACGAAAAACGGATTAGTTCGTCAACTCTAAATGAAGTTATTTTGGACGCCGTGGCGATGACGCCTACGCCCACGATCAAGACCCGGAAGCTCCGGATCTACTACGCGACCCAGGTGGCGGTTGCACCACCCACGATCGTTATTTTTGTGAATGACCCGGAACTGCTGCATTTTTCGTATAAGCGGTACTTAGAAAACCAGATTCGGAAGAATTTTGACTTCACCGGGACGCCAATTCACATTATTGCCCGCAGTCGGAAATAA
- a CDS encoding ABC-F family ATP-binding cassette domain-containing protein, producing MVETLRSEHLTKTYGEKTLFWDLNFIINEHDRIGLIGANGSGKSSLLNAIAQVDHDVTGEIVTSKTYTIGYLKQQPDLPGDKTVLEAVFSGNQPIFRVIRRYEDTLAAYSAHPESPDAERAYLAAEAKMNELDAWTAESQVKTILTQLKITDLHQTIQTMSGGMQKRVGLAQVLIQSPNLLLLDEPTNHLDFESIAWLEQYLSRYHGSLIVVTHDRYFLDQVTNHIWELSFGKLHEYDGNYQSYVAQKAERVDQELAAGHKQQQLYKQELQWMKAGAKARSTKQNARIERFQALKQEVDQGTPVESDVNISMGQQRLGKKVIEMKDVNLTVADHPILRDFSLIVQNGQRLGISGENGTGKSSFLNAIAGKLPLDSGTIELGATVKLGYYTQQMEPIPDDKRVINYLTDVGQKVVDKDGNQISVTNLLEQFLFPKATHGTLIRKLSGGEKRRLYLLKLLMEQPNVLLLDEPTNNLDIGTLTVLENYIENFNGTTITVSHDRYFLDKVADQLLMFKGNAQIDRYTGSLSSYLAEQQETKTAPNQEKPAGSTAEKPTKAPKQPAEKTKLTYAEKLEWDQLDQKLADNEAAISAVQEQMQANAADYNKLAELQRQLDDLNAEGDQLVARWEYLSQYVDED from the coding sequence ATGGTAGAAACGTTACGATCCGAACATTTAACCAAAACGTACGGAGAGAAAACCCTCTTTTGGGACTTGAATTTTATCATCAACGAGCACGATCGAATTGGGTTGATTGGAGCCAATGGGAGTGGGAAATCATCACTCTTAAATGCGATTGCGCAGGTTGATCATGACGTAACGGGCGAAATTGTTACTTCCAAAACCTATACAATTGGATATTTAAAACAGCAGCCGGACTTGCCGGGCGACAAAACGGTGTTAGAAGCGGTTTTTTCCGGAAATCAACCGATTTTCCGGGTGATTCGGCGCTATGAAGACACGCTGGCGGCCTATTCCGCCCATCCCGAATCTCCTGATGCCGAACGGGCTTACCTTGCCGCGGAAGCGAAGATGAATGAGCTGGATGCATGGACGGCGGAAAGCCAGGTCAAAACGATTTTAACCCAACTGAAAATCACGGATTTACACCAAACGATTCAAACGATGTCCGGGGGAATGCAGAAGCGCGTGGGCCTAGCCCAGGTTTTAATTCAATCGCCGAACCTGTTGTTGCTAGATGAACCAACGAATCATTTGGATTTTGAATCGATTGCCTGGCTAGAGCAGTATTTGAGCCGGTATCACGGTTCTTTAATCGTGGTTACTCATGACCGGTACTTCTTAGATCAGGTAACTAACCACATTTGGGAGCTTTCATTTGGAAAATTACACGAATACGATGGGAATTACCAAAGCTACGTGGCACAGAAAGCCGAACGGGTTGACCAAGAATTGGCAGCGGGGCACAAACAGCAACAACTGTATAAGCAGGAGTTGCAGTGGATGAAAGCTGGTGCCAAAGCCCGCTCGACCAAGCAAAACGCCCGGATTGAACGCTTTCAAGCCCTGAAGCAGGAAGTTGACCAGGGAACCCCAGTGGAAAGCGACGTCAACATTAGCATGGGCCAACAGCGCCTGGGTAAAAAAGTGATTGAAATGAAGGACGTTAATCTTACCGTCGCCGATCATCCGATTTTACGGGACTTTAGTTTGATTGTCCAAAACGGGCAACGCCTCGGAATCAGCGGGGAAAATGGGACCGGAAAATCCAGTTTTTTAAATGCGATTGCGGGGAAGTTACCGCTTGATTCCGGTACGATTGAACTGGGAGCAACGGTAAAATTAGGCTACTATACCCAGCAAATGGAACCAATTCCGGACGATAAGCGGGTGATCAATTACCTCACGGATGTGGGGCAAAAAGTGGTTGATAAGGACGGCAATCAAATTAGTGTCACTAACTTGCTGGAACAGTTTCTATTTCCCAAAGCCACCCACGGCACCTTGATTCGGAAGCTCTCGGGGGGCGAAAAACGCCGCCTCTACCTCTTAAAACTCCTGATGGAACAACCAAACGTCCTGTTACTAGATGAACCGACTAACAATTTGGACATTGGAACGCTCACCGTCTTAGAAAATTACATTGAAAACTTCAACGGCACGACGATTACGGTGTCTCACGATCGGTACTTTTTGGATAAGGTCGCCGATCAATTGTTGATGTTTAAAGGGAACGCCCAGATTGACCGGTACACGGGGTCATTAAGTAGCTACCTAGCGGAACAACAGGAAACCAAAACCGCCCCTAATCAGGAGAAGCCAGCTGGCTCGACTGCAGAAAAACCCACGAAGGCGCCGAAGCAACCTGCGGAAAAAACAAAGTTAACCTACGCGGAAAAATTGGAATGGGATCAGTTGGACCAAAAACTAGCTGACAACGAGGCTGCAATCAGCGCCGTGCAAGAGCAAATGCAGGCGAATGCGGCTGATTACAATAAATTGGCCGAACTACAACGGCAGTTAGACGATTTGAATGCCGAGGGGGACCAACTGGTAGCCCGCTGGGAGTATCTAAGTCAGTACGTTGATGAAGACTAG